The region CGACCGTCTGGTTGGCGACATCTACGATGGCGCACTCGATCCCAAGCCGATGGCCCGTACCCTGGAAAACCTGCGTACAGCATTCAAGGCCAACTACGTCACCTTGATTCTGCGGGTTCCCGATCAGCCCGACATGGGTGTGATGATCATCGCCGGAGATATCGAAGGCGAGGGCGAAGTCATCTACATGGCCTACCCGCAAACCCATACACCCTTTACCAACCAGGCGCCGGACCAGGTGTTCACCGTCGATGACATCATGTCCTCGGCGCAGTGGGAGCAAAACGCCTACTTCAAGATGTATTGCAGCCAGCAGAATGTCTATCACGTGATGGGCGCTGACATTTCCACGCCAGATGGCGGCAAGTTGCGCTTTCGTATCACCCGGCCCAAGTCCTCGCCCAACTTCTGCGTCAAGGAGCGTGCCCTGTGCAGCATGTTCGTGCCGCACCTGCGCCGAGCCCTGAACATTCACAACCTGCTCGATCGCAGCGAGTCGCTCAGCGAACTGTACGCCCAGGCTATCAGTCGTCTGTCGGTGGCTACACTGGTGCTGGATGAATGCGGCAGTGTGCTGCGGGTCAACCCGGTGGCGCAGAGCATTCTTGCCAGTGGCGATGGCCTGAAACTGGTAGGCGGGCGCCTGGAGGCGACGTACCCAAGCGATAATCGCGAGCTGCAGCGTCTGATTCGTGCCGCCTTTGCCGAGGGCACTGCAAAAAGTGCCGATGCGATGTCGGTGAGCCGCCCATCCGGGCAAGTCAATCTGGGGCTGGTGGTCGAGCCGATACCCTCACTGGATTGGGCTGACGAGAAGGGCAAGCCGGCTGCTCTGGTGTACATCCGCGATGCGGCGAGCAAATCCCTGGCCAGCGATGTGGTGACCAAGCAACTGTTCAACCTGACCAAGGCCGAGACGGCCCTGGCGATGGAACTGGCCAACGGTTTGTCGCTGGAAGAGGCTGCCGAGTCGTTGAATATCCGGCGCAACACGGCACGGGCGCACCTGCGTTCGATCTTCTCCAAGACGGGCGTACGCCGCCAAACCGAGCTGGTGCGCATTCTGCTCAACAGTGTGGTGGCCCTGGGTAAGCCGCAGGCGACCCTCAAGGTCGCGGCTAAAGCCACGCTTCAAGTACCCCCCTTGACCTTGGCAACGCGCCGACAGGCCTAGGTGGCACCTACGATTCGCAACGTTTCTAGAAGGAAGCCCCATGAACAAAGTGGCATTCATCACCGGCGCCAGCCGTGGCATCGGCCGTGAGGCGGCGCTGGCATTTGCCCGCGCCGGTTTCGATGTGGCGATCAGCGCTCGTACTGTCGATGAAGGCGAGCAGCACGAGCATGCCTTGCGTGATGCATCGGGCGCGCCGCTGACCGGCAGTTTGAACAGCACCGCCGCCGAAATCCGGGCCCTGGGTCGCAAAGTGCTGGTGGTGCCGATGGACCTGCTTGACAGTGCTTCTGCACTGGATGCTTGTGCGCGCGTGATCGCCGAATTTGGCCGCATCGATGTGCTGGTCAACAACGCAATCTATCAGGGCCGCGACCTCAACAGCGGCTTTCTGA is a window of Pseudomonas sp. DG56-2 DNA encoding:
- a CDS encoding helix-turn-helix transcriptional regulator — translated: MENSVLTHDALAQLGLDLAGYDRLVGDIYDGALDPKPMARTLENLRTAFKANYVTLILRVPDQPDMGVMIIAGDIEGEGEVIYMAYPQTHTPFTNQAPDQVFTVDDIMSSAQWEQNAYFKMYCSQQNVYHVMGADISTPDGGKLRFRITRPKSSPNFCVKERALCSMFVPHLRRALNIHNLLDRSESLSELYAQAISRLSVATLVLDECGSVLRVNPVAQSILASGDGLKLVGGRLEATYPSDNRELQRLIRAAFAEGTAKSADAMSVSRPSGQVNLGLVVEPIPSLDWADEKGKPAALVYIRDAASKSLASDVVTKQLFNLTKAETALAMELANGLSLEEAAESLNIRRNTARAHLRSIFSKTGVRRQTELVRILLNSVVALGKPQATLKVAAKATLQVPPLTLATRRQA